The Cucumis melo cultivar AY chromosome 5, USDA_Cmelo_AY_1.0, whole genome shotgun sequence genome has a segment encoding these proteins:
- the LOC103498575 gene encoding heat shock factor protein HSF30-like isoform X1, with protein sequence MILPDDGAETGSGESVDEKMSQVVKGEEEIDEVSTAATMNKAGVWAKPMEGLHDLGPPPFLKKTYEMVEDPETDPVVSWSETRKSFIVWDSHQLSKFLLPKYFKHSNFSSFIRQLNTYGFRKIDSDKWEFANEGFQGGKKHLLKNIKRKNKYNNNFKKQHLGLSINNTTLEDLTKPLLVETELLQTLKTDNNILRVEMSKLREQQQDSHNQLTLVEERVRCAESKHQQMFYFLAKMSRNPAFCRQLIQKRMLRKKMELSNGDHEFGKKRKLLAVQAHQNQVQEELSTLHSELTEMFPEVIEPGPGPIGTVFRESIDDDISENMVVDEGLSSNDSFLKLDDLIKKPQDCPSGYVQKQAFYGFVGSLP encoded by the exons ATGATCCTACCTGATGACGGTGCTGAAACTGGAAGCGGCGAGTCGGTGGATGAAAAGATGAGTCAGGTGGTAAAGGGAGAAGAGGAGATAGATGAAGTAAGCACGGCGGCGACGATGAATAAGGCCGGGGTTTGGGCGAAACCAATGGAAGGATTGCATGATTTGGGGCCACCGCCGTTCTTGAAGAAGACTTATGAGATGGTGGAGGATCCGGAAACCGACCCGGTTGTATCTTGGAGTGAAACTCGTAAGAGTTTTATTGTTTGGGATTCTCACCAACTCTCTAAATTTCTTCTTCCTAAATACTTCAAGCACTCCAATTTCTCCAGTTTCATCCGCCAGCTCAATACTTAT GGTTTTAGGAAGATTGATTCTGATAAATGGGAGTTTGCAAACGAAGGATTTCAAGGAGGGAAGAAACATTTACTGAAGAAtataaagagaaaaaacaaGTACAATAACAATTTCAAGAAGCAGCATTTAGGCTTGTCCATCAATAATACTACTTTAGAAGACTTGACAAAGCCACTATTAGTGGAAACAGAACTACTACAAACTCTTAAAACTGATAACAACATTTTAAGAGTGGAGATGTCCAAATTGAGAGAGCAGCAGCAGGACTCACACAATCAACTCACCCTCGTCGAAGAGCGTGTTCGATGTGCCGAATCCAAGCATCAACAAATGTTCTATTTCCTTGCCAAAATGTCGAGAAACCCTGCATTTTGTCGACAGTTGATTCAGAAAAGAATGCTCAGAAAGAAGATGGAGCTTAGTAATGGGGATCATGAGTttggaaagaaaaggaaattacTTGCAGTTCAAGCACATCAAAATCAAGTTCAAGAAGAGCTTTCGACCTTGCACTCTGAACTCACTGAAATGTTTCCAGAAGTTATCGAACCTGGACCTGGACCGATCGGAACAGTGTTTCGAGAATCGATAGACGATGATATATCAGAAAATATGGTTGTTGATGAAGGATTGAGTAGTAATGACTCTTTTCTGAAACTGGATGATCTGATCAAGAAGCCTCAAGATTGCCCCTCAGGTTATGTACAGAAACAAGCTTTCTATGGTTTTGTTGGATCCCTTCCATGA
- the LOC103498575 gene encoding heat shock factor protein HSF30-like isoform X2, translated as MILPDDGAETGSGESVDEKMSQVVKGEEEIDEVSTAATMNKAGVWAKPMEGLHDLGPPPFLKKTYEMVEDPETDPVVSWSETRKSFIVWDSHQLSKFLLPKYFKHSNFSSFIRQLNTYGFRKIDSDKWEFANEGFQGGKKHLLKNIKRKNKYNNNFKKQHLGLSINNTTLEDLTKPLLVETELLQTLKTDNNILRVEMSKLREQQQDSHNQLTLVEERVRCAESKHQQMFYFLAKMSRNPAFCRQLIQKRMLRKKMELSNGDHEFGKKRKLLAVQAHQNQVQEELSTLHSELTEMFPEVIEPGPGPIGTVFRESIDDDISENMVVDEGLSSNDSFLKLDDLIKKPQDCPSDLEMEFLQ; from the exons ATGATCCTACCTGATGACGGTGCTGAAACTGGAAGCGGCGAGTCGGTGGATGAAAAGATGAGTCAGGTGGTAAAGGGAGAAGAGGAGATAGATGAAGTAAGCACGGCGGCGACGATGAATAAGGCCGGGGTTTGGGCGAAACCAATGGAAGGATTGCATGATTTGGGGCCACCGCCGTTCTTGAAGAAGACTTATGAGATGGTGGAGGATCCGGAAACCGACCCGGTTGTATCTTGGAGTGAAACTCGTAAGAGTTTTATTGTTTGGGATTCTCACCAACTCTCTAAATTTCTTCTTCCTAAATACTTCAAGCACTCCAATTTCTCCAGTTTCATCCGCCAGCTCAATACTTAT GGTTTTAGGAAGATTGATTCTGATAAATGGGAGTTTGCAAACGAAGGATTTCAAGGAGGGAAGAAACATTTACTGAAGAAtataaagagaaaaaacaaGTACAATAACAATTTCAAGAAGCAGCATTTAGGCTTGTCCATCAATAATACTACTTTAGAAGACTTGACAAAGCCACTATTAGTGGAAACAGAACTACTACAAACTCTTAAAACTGATAACAACATTTTAAGAGTGGAGATGTCCAAATTGAGAGAGCAGCAGCAGGACTCACACAATCAACTCACCCTCGTCGAAGAGCGTGTTCGATGTGCCGAATCCAAGCATCAACAAATGTTCTATTTCCTTGCCAAAATGTCGAGAAACCCTGCATTTTGTCGACAGTTGATTCAGAAAAGAATGCTCAGAAAGAAGATGGAGCTTAGTAATGGGGATCATGAGTttggaaagaaaaggaaattacTTGCAGTTCAAGCACATCAAAATCAAGTTCAAGAAGAGCTTTCGACCTTGCACTCTGAACTCACTGAAATGTTTCCAGAAGTTATCGAACCTGGACCTGGACCGATCGGAACAGTGTTTCGAGAATCGATAGACGATGATATATCAGAAAATATGGTTGTTGATGAAGGATTGAGTAGTAATGACTCTTTTCTGAAACTGGATGATCTGATCAAGAAGCCTCAAGATTGCCCCTCAG ATTTGGAGATGGAATTTCTGCAGTAA
- the LOC103498584 gene encoding casein kinase 1-like protein 1, whose product MEPRVGNKFRLGRKIGSGSFGEIYLGTNIQTNEEVAIKLENVKTKHPQLLYESKLYRILQGGTGIPNVRWFGVEGDYNVLVMDLLGPSLEDLFNFCSRKLSLKTVLMLADQMINRVEFVHSKSFLHRDIKPDNFLMGLGRRANQVYIIDFGLAKKYRDSSTHQHIPYRENKNLTGTARYASMNTHLGIEQSRRDDLESLGYVLMYFLRGSLPWQGLKAGTKKQKYEKISEKKVSTSIEALCRGYPSEFASYFHYCRSLRFDDKPDYAYLKRIFRDLFIREGFQFDYVFDWTILKYQQSQLATPPTRALGAGAGTSSGIPPGIANPDRQTGGEEAQLAGMSLMDSSRRRASGLAMNSTFAKQKSPIANDAAAVPKDGVFSGPNIVGRSSGSSRRAAVSSSRDPYVGSELDPHRSRTRDASPGALHKSMSAQRSPPVGPADPKRSASGRHTGHGHVKNYDSALKGIEGLQLENDERVHY is encoded by the exons ATGGAACCTCGCGTCGGCAATAAGTTTCGCCTTGGCCGGAAGATCGGTAGCGGCTCCTTCGGGGAGATCTATCTTG GTACTAATATACAGACGAACGAAGAGGTTGCAATTAAACTC GAAAATGTCAAGACGAAGCATCCTCAGTTGCTTTACGAGTCTAAGTTGTACAGAATTCTTCAGGGAGGAA CTGGGATACCTAATGTAAGATGGTTTGGAGTCGAGGGAGACTACAATGTTCTTGTAATGGATTTGCTTGGTCCCAGCCTTGAAGATCTTTTTAACTTCTGTAGCAGAAAGCTTTCTTTGAAGACAGTTCTTATGCTTGCAGACCAAATG ATCAATCGTGTTGAGTTTGTCCATTCTAAATCCTTTCTACATCGAGATATTAAGCCGGACAATTTTCTGATGGGGCTTGGAAGGCGTGCAAATCAG GTTTACATCATTGATTTTGGTCTTGCTAAGAAGTACAGAGATAGTTCTACCCATCAACACATTCCCTACAG AGAAAACAAGAACTTGACTGGGACTGCAAGATATGCTAGCATGAACACCCATCTTGGGATAG AGCAAAGTCGAAGGGATGATTTGGAGTCCCTTGGTTATGTCCTCATGTATTTCTTAAGAGGAAG TCTTCCTTGGCAGGGACTGAAAGCAGGCACTAAAAAACAGAAGTACGAGAAAATTAGTGAGAAAAAAGTTTCTACATCCATTGAG GCATTATGCCGTGGATATCCATCAGAGTTTGCATCATACTTCCATTACTGCCGATCACTACGTTTCGATGATAAGCCAGATTATGCTTATCTGAAAAGAATATTTCGTGATCTATTTATTCGTGAAG GTTTCCAGTTTGATTATGTGTTTGACTGGACCATTTTAAAGTATCAGCAGTCACAGCTGGCCACTCCTCCAACACGTGCCCTG GGAGCCGGTGCTGGAACCAGTTCTGGAATTCCTCCTGGTATTGCAAATCCTGATAGACAGACAG GTGGAGAGGAAGCACAACTAGCTGGGATGTCTTTGATGGATTCATCTCGGCGGAGGGCATCCGGTTTGGCTATGAACTCGACTTTTGCCAAACAGAAGAGCCCAATTGCCAATGATGCTGCAGCAGTTCCTAAGGACGGTGTG TTTTCAGGGCCTAATATTGTGGGACGATCAAGTGGATCATCAAGACGTGCCGCAGTCTCGAGCAGCCGGGACCCATATGTGGGAAGCGAATTGGATCCACACCGATCAAGAACTAGGGATGCTAGTCCTGGGGCACTGCACAAGAGCATGAGTGCACAAAGGAGCCCACCAGTCGGACCTGCGGATCCAAAGAGGAGCGCTTCTGGAAGGCACACAGGACATGGACATGTAAAGAACTACGACTCTGCGTTGAAAGGAATTGAAGGACTTCAGTTGGAGAACGACGAGAGGGTGCATTATTAA